A window of Planctomycetia bacterium genomic DNA:
CATCGTTGCAAGCCGCAGGGTTTCCGCACACTAAGTACAACATCGACGTAGTGACTTCACCACCGAAAGCGAGCTCCAAAACGGGGAGTGACCTCCGTGCGTTTAGCATCGCCCTGGAACGACTCCGCACCGTTCGGCCGTCGCGATACTTGTTCGATATCCTCGGAACAGGCCCAATACCGCCGTCGGATGCTGCGAATTACGCCGACGTTTATCGTCGCGGAATGGAAGAGGTGGGGGCATTGCTGAGATGAGTGGCATGCAATCCGAATTGGCGATTCTTGATGCTCATTGCCACATTGACTTGTATGACGACCCTCGTACGGTTGTGGCAATGGCTGAGCAGATGCACATTCACACGATTGCTGTCACGAACGCTCCTTCCGTCTTTTTCTATACGCGGGATCTGACTCAGGAGTGTCAGTTCGTTCGTGCCGCTGCGGGCTTTCATCCTGAACTGGTCTATTCCCGCCGGGCAGAGCTTCACCAGTTGTGGCCATTACTCGAATCAACACGATATATCGGAGAGGTTGGCCTTGATTACGTAACGTCGGACCATGCAGACCGCACGTTTCAGCGGAAAGTATTTAGCGAAATTGTTGAGAGGTGTGCGAGTCTCGGCGACAAGGTGCTCACAATTCACTCGCGTCGAGCTGCCGCCGACGTTATCGCGACATTGGGCAATTTTCCGGGAAAGGCGATTCTTCATTGGTTCAGCGGAACGCTATCACAACTAAAGGCGGCGGCGGATGTTGGCTGCTACTTTTCGGTTAACCCTGCCATGGTTCTATCCGCCAGTGGACGGAAACTGATTTCCGCAATGCCTAAGGTCCGCGTCTTGACCGAGACAGACGGCCCCTTTGTCCAGGTGGACTCGCGACCTGCCGAGCCGCCCGATACGGGGGCGGTCGTGTTCGAGTTAGGCCGACTGTGGAACATCGATCCCAAAGAGGCACGTTCAGTCGTCGCCGAGAATTCTCGAGGTCTGCTGGCCCCCTAACGAATCGTTGACGACCTTCGTAATGCATGATAGAGGACGTTATCATGCAATAAAGGGGTCTGTTTGAATGGACACTGAATACCAATTGGCAGGGTCGTCTATTAGGGAAGCCGCAGTCATGGGTTTACAACTGCGGATTTGGAAACTGGCGTATCGATGTTATGGAATTCGTCGCGTGGGCCAGGGCGTGTCGGGTGGATACTGTTGTTGCGATAAGGAAGGCGATGGCTTAGGGGCAGTTTGCAATCTTGATTCGTGTTATGGATGTACGCAACCCAGTCATCGCCAAAAACATACCCGAAATAGCGAATCAGTGTCCGAACCAGCAGGCTAATATCGATCAGGAACCCCGGGGAAGTGCGGGTGGCAGCCAACTCGTATTATAGTCGACCGATCTAATCTTCCGGCTTTTTCAAGGGCGGACCCTTAATAGGAGTTGTCATTGGCCTCGAATTGAGCTGGGCTCGTGTAGCCGAATGCTGAGTGCAATCAGGGTGTTCGATGGATTAGGGCGATAAGATGAGTGACAATGCGATCGTCTCCATTCGAGATGTGATATCCGCAATCCTCAAACACGATCACTTCGTTGATGCACTTGTTACAGCTATGGACGCTGATCCAGCTGCGGTTCCCACAATTACCAGACGAGAATTGCATCGCCAGGACATTTTCCATGGATTGGTGGGACGTGTAGTCGATTACGGACGTGGCCATCCACAACAAGCAGCCCTGAAGGCTCTCTTTGAAGATACCGGGATATCTGACGAGGGAGTTTTTGACGCGGTGGAATTCGTTTCTTCATGCCTCATAAACCATTTCAAGGGAGAAATTGCTGAACTCTTGGCACGCCCACTACTCCATCAATTCGCTTTGCACCTTTCCGAGAATGGTATTGCCCCTGCTGGTGCCGAACTGATTCTCGGACACGAAATCAGATCGAAACGACTGGACGGAAGTAGCGGGTGGCATAAGAGTGCTGATGCTATGCTACTTACCACTACTGACCGATGGGCAACGTGGACCCCGCGTAGGCAGCGCACGCTCCCGTCAGGTCAGTCAATAATCGTTGGACTTGCCGAGATCAAAGCATATCGGCAGAAGCCTAATAAGTTGTTTGATCAGCTTGCTAATCACGCCAACCGTTTTCAGCGTGGCATGCTGCTTCGAGGCATTGACTGCGATCTTACTGCGACATTCATAGCACAGTCAGTGGATTCGCTGACTGCCGACTGTGTTCCATTGACGTCGTCGTATGACGCCCGGGGAGTCTCACGGCTGGCTATTCTGCCGAGAGTCACCACCCGCGAGGAGCAATTGATGCACAGATTCGGCCCCAATGCTTGGATATCTGAACTTCCGTTTACTAGCCAAGAAATGCTGGAGGCAGCGTACCGGTTTTCAATTTGGCTCGCTTGTCTTCTTGGCACAAATGACTTTGGAGTTTCGTTAGCGACGAATACTGCTGAGTCACATGCCCAATTACGCGAGGCGACTCTTCAAGGAGGGCTACAGGATCGATTTCTCGAAGTGCTTTATCACCTCTGTCATAGAAAGTCAGTCGCAAATGCTAATCCTGAACATTCAGGCAAACTCAGCAAACTCTACAGGCTCTACAACTCCTTCTCATACGGCCGTCGGCGGGCAGTCGGCTCTCGAATGCAATGGCCTGACGAACACCCGGAATTGCCGCGGGCTGAGTCGATGTCTGTGTCAGAAATCGCTCAAGACCCTGTTTCGGCGGCAACCGCACAGTGTCTTTTCGACAGCGCTACAGCCTATGGGCACGGCAATCTTCGCAAGGCACAAGAACTCTTGGAGATGGCGAAGTTGGCAGGCACGCCACCGGCCGTTGGCCGTAAACTGGCCTGGTTGGAGAGTATGATCGCATACCGCGATGGTCGATTCGCCGTTGCATTAGAGTTATTTCCCGGCCCAAATTCTGACAAAAATCAATTCTGGTGGCCGCGAGATCAGCTGATGTGGGCACGGTTGCATGCCAGGGCGTGCAATGCCATGACGGCACGAACACTCCTTACTCAGCTCGAACCGCTAGGTCAATGGCCGATCCGAGCGTTGCCAATAGAATATTTCGGTGTATCAGCCCTTACATTTCTCGCAGGTCGCGAAAACGAAAGCGCGAAAGGTGAGGCAGATCGGGGAATCGAGATTCTCGAAGCTTTTCGCTATGAGGTTCGAGAGCGACAATCCAGTGGTCTCGGCGAGCCCGTAAACATTCACACGCAAGTCGTGCAAATGGGAGTATTCGACTTGGTTGCTGTATTAGTCAGGGCACAGCGAGCTGAAGAAGCCGTTAATCATCTAGTCCAACTCAGTGGCTTTGACGGATGGGAAATTCCGTACTTGATTCGTGACGAACTGTTGGCTGAACTCTTCAATAACATCAAGCGTTTCCCAAAGCTTCTTGCTTGGGTTTCGAAGACGAAGGCTTGGTAACCGGATAACATCGAAACCGGGGAACGACAGTGGATCGTCTAACAAAAGAACTATTGTGAGCTTCATGGTCTTGCACCGTCTTTGACATTAGCGTGGGACTCCTCGCGGAAAACGAGACGAAGGTGTTGCTCATGCAGGCATCTAAGGGGTGGCCAAAGCGGACTCGTCGTCTGCTGCAGATTGCAGGTGTTCTTAAAAAACGGTCAGCGCATGGTTTTCGATCTGCGACTTGATCTCTGTATTGATTGGCAGGTTCGGCCGTTTCAGCTCAACAAAGTGATGCTCTCGATCATCTGGTCGCGCTTGTGGGATGTGGCGCGACAGCATTAAATCTACGATTGGGTCTGGCGCATTTGTAATCCGTCATTTTGTAGCTCCTCCGCCCGACGAAGCGAATGGCGCGCAAGCGTGGATAACTCGACCGCCGCACGTGATGGCTTGGGAGGGACGCCGGGCGGGGCTGGTCGGATTTCCTTCGGGTAGCAGCAAGAAGTTGCCGGCTGCGTCGGTAGGCTGGCCGGGCGGGCTGGCGAGGCGCGTATGAAACGCAGCGGTCGGCCGGCGGCTAGCGGACGAGCGCCCTCCTTGGGCTTCCGGCCGAATCGCAGCAACCAATCTCGGGCCGAAGCGGCATAGCCAAGCCCGGGCTTCTGGACCTGCAAGAGCATAGCGTTGAACGGTGCGAAGTTGCGAAGTCGAACTACGAAATCCAAGAGGTCCTTGTAGTCCTTACTATGCTTGTAGAGTCGAGACTCGGTGAGCAAATGATCCTGAAAGGATCGGGCGACTTCGGTTTCAAAAAGGGAAAACTTTTCCATGGCGGCTCTTCGACTCCCGATTCGCCGCGCGAAACGAGTGATTCTGACTCGTCCCGCATCCACCCCCATGATGTGCCATTGGGCGAATGCGCGACTACGCGCAAACTGGGTTATTCGCCTGGCGCGAGCCCAACGAGCCGGCCCTTACCCTTGCGGTCGACATATTTAATCATTAACTCGGTCACATGGGGCAGATTCACAAAACCAGCGACCGCTGTTAGCTGGCCAGAATTGAATTGCCGAATTGCTCTCCAAAGTGTTTCCTTTATCCGCTTGGCAAGGTTCGACTCAGGGGCCATGTAGCTGTCGTCGCGGCGACGTCGGCGTAGCAGGTAAACGATGGATAAGCCTGCATGACGGTATAAGTACCTGGCGCTCCCTTCGTCGAGCTGCTGCTCAAGGTATCCCAAGCACTTCTCGGAAATCGCAGCACATGTCGTCGAGGGAATCTCATCCGCCGCCTTCTCCCGATACTGGAGAATCCGACAAAGGGCTCGCATCCAGTCATTGGGAGCCCGGGGGGTTCCGCTTTGAAAGTTTGCATGCAGTGCCTTCGCAAATCTCACAATTTCTTTTGGATCGCGAAGACAATTGCCGATCGCGATCAGGTGATGATTGGCAATCCGACGGGGATTCCCAAGAAGCGATGACAAACGGCTGTGCAGCCCAGGGGTGTCCGCACTGCAATAGCCCAGTGCCCTGAAGATCCTGTCTTCGGCGGAAGCGAATCGTCCCGACTCGAGGAGATCGTCGAGTTTCGAAACGAACTCCGTGAGCAAAGTAGAGTCAAGGCAGGCCCCATCAAGGCAACCCTCCGACGAAACTGCGGTCGCATGGTCGGGGATTTGATGGCTCGAGTAGTCAGGGTCTTTGTCCCGAAGGACCGCGATCAGGTTCATGATTCGGTTCTCGAATTGACGCTCCCGTAATCGAGGGAGTTCATCCAAAAAGCCCTTGATTAGCGATCTTGCGCAGGGGAGTTGGTAAGTCCCTCCACCTCGCCAGGATGTGTAGCTGGCCAAGCGAGGATCAAGGGGAGGATTCGTCCTTTCCACATTCGCGAGTTCTTCTTCCCTGCTACGGCCGGTGTCGTGCGCGCGTGACCAGTCCAGGTGAACACGACGACCGCCAAACGCGATACGAAGATCGGGAATGACCTCAATCCTGGGATTACCTTGACCCGCTGTTATTCTGATCTGCAGTTTGACAGGGGTGTCCGCGCGAATCTGATTGGGGAACTCGACCCTTACTTCGCGAACCGAGTCATGTCCCTCACGCCAGACCGAGAGTGTGAGAAAATTTTCCTCCTGTCGGACTTTCAATCCCAAACCACTGAGCTCAAACACCTGTTCCTTGCCACCAACGACGTACGGATCCTCTAACCGCAAGATGTTCTCAAATGTAGGTTCACCTTCGCGCACGACGAGTAATTGGAGCTCGGGGAGGGCATCAAGATAAGATGGCAACCCAGACTGGCACTGCGATGCGTAGAAAGCCGCCCCACGACATAAGATTTCTCCGGAACAATCGATCATACTCCTCGGCAAATTCGGTACCTCGGTGATCCGTCGCACCATTCGCTTCGACCAAGGCTCGCCTTCAACATCCAGGTCCGCGAATCCACCAGTTCCAATCATGCCGAGTATCGGCAGATTCGATTTTGTCATGCCTCGAAGCTCTTCCAGCCACTCATCAAATGAGGCGGCGGCGATTCTTCGCGCGAGTCGATCCTGAGCGTATGGCCCATCGAGAGGGGCAAAACGCTGACGAGACTTCGTGAGCTCACAGCGAGATTCGGCTGACCTTGACTTCTCTTGGGAAATCAGCCCGACTAGGTTTCTTGCGAGGTCTTTGCCAGCGTCGACAGCTCTCTCCCCGTGAATTCCTAAAAACGATTCTGAAACCAACAAATCCAGTTTCTTCATCTTCGAGGGACATAGGACCTGGCGCAACCATCCCGTTGTCCACAAAAGATTCCAGGCGGTCCCCTCTGGATCGTCTGCATCTCGACATACCCCAAACGCCAGCTGTTCGGCCCAACTGATTCCTGCGTCGTATAAGCTAGGTAGCACCGGTAAACGACGTGCAGGCAGCAACACCTCAACGCCATCATGTTCCCAGGGGATTAGCTCCAGTTCAGTGACTTCGAACGCGTCGAGCCCCATATGGACAGTCCATACCGTACCGACCGGCGTGAAACCCGACGAGGGACGATTGCGAGTTGCCTTCAGGATCTCAGGACCGTATTTCTGAACCCAGGTCAAGGCTCCGGCAATCGGTCGCCACAGAAGGCTGACATTCCGAAGTTCCAATCGCAGGGCTCGAAGTAACCGGTCCTGCGACTCGTGATCAAGGGTATTCGGCACGACCAAGCTGACCGTTGGCCGTCCCAACGACCCGGTTGTGGATTCAAGTGCTTTTTTGACTGCTAAGACGATGGCATCCGTCGGTGCGCATGACGTTTCGCGGCGTTCAGACGCCTTCCATTTCCACTCCGGAGGGTCGCGGTGATCGAGCATCGGCCAGGCAAAT
This region includes:
- a CDS encoding TatD family hydrolase, which translates into the protein MQSELAILDAHCHIDLYDDPRTVVAMAEQMHIHTIAVTNAPSVFFYTRDLTQECQFVRAAAGFHPELVYSRRAELHQLWPLLESTRYIGEVGLDYVTSDHADRTFQRKVFSEIVERCASLGDKVLTIHSRRAAADVIATLGNFPGKAILHWFSGTLSQLKAAADVGCYFSVNPAMVLSASGRKLISAMPKVRVLTETDGPFVQVDSRPAEPPDTGAVVFELGRLWNIDPKEARSVVAENSRGLLAP